A region from the Spirochaetota bacterium genome encodes:
- a CDS encoding class II aldolase/adducin family protein — protein MKYLYERIILLKTLKKVQKENLVIGTWGNFSIRVNENIFIITPSGMNYNKIKLNDLVVLDMNENIIEGKRKPSVEYFLHLSIYKNRKDIYGICHTHSDYVKVFSILRKPIPPVCEDLVQLTGGEVPVANYFLPGTKELGKNAVLTLKDKNALILPNHGLVTCGRNIDEALKIAEVIERNSKTIILSYIIGNPIPLDQNDIETMRNFYINKYGQKK, from the coding sequence ATGAAATATTTATATGAAAGAATAATTTTATTAAAAACATTAAAAAAAGTTCAAAAAGAAAATTTAGTAATAGGAACTTGGGGCAACTTTTCTATAAGAGTTAACGAAAATATTTTTATAATCACACCTTCAGGAATGAATTACAATAAAATAAAATTAAATGATCTAGTTGTCCTTGATATGAATGAAAATATTATCGAAGGTAAAAGAAAACCATCTGTTGAATATTTCCTTCATTTATCAATATATAAAAACAGAAAGGATATATATGGAATTTGCCATACTCATTCTGACTATGTAAAAGTTTTTTCTATTTTAAGAAAACCTATTCCTCCAGTATGTGAAGATCTTGTACAACTTACAGGAGGCGAAGTTCCTGTTGCAAATTATTTTTTACCTGGAACAAAAGAGCTTGGTAAAAACGCTGTTTTAACTTTGAAAGATAAAAATGCATTAATTTTACCCAACCATGGTCTGGTTACTTGTGGAAGAAATATTGATGAAGCCTTAAAAATAGCAGAAGTAATTGAAAGAAATTCAAAAACAATAATCTTATCCTATATTATTGGAAATCCCATTCCATTAGATCAAAATGATATTGAAACCATGAGAAATTTTTATATAAACAAATATGGACAAAAAAAGTAA
- a CDS encoding Ldh family oxidoreductase: protein MEILNEEKVWWVQFDLLEKFMVDVFKCVGVPEEDAKICAKVLINSDKRGIDSHGIGRFKPIYIDRIDAGQINPVTKIDIIKETETTAVIDGNNGMGQVIAHRCMEIAIEKAKKYGLGMTVARNSNHYGIAGYYVLMAIENDMIGITGTNARPSIAPTFGVENMLGTNPLTFGIPTDEEFPFVLDCATSVTQRGKIEVYARLNKEIPDGWVIDQNGKSRRDSKKILEDLIKGTCALVPLGGIGEETGGYKGYGYATVVEILSAALSNGSYLKDLLGYDKNGNKIPYRLGHFFIAINIESFIEPSIFKKIAGNICRELRNSKKMPGENRIYTAGEKEYLAWLERKEKGALVDEILKDHIIELKKRFNLNKYSFPFE from the coding sequence ATGGAAATTCTCAATGAAGAAAAAGTCTGGTGGGTTCAATTCGATCTGCTTGAAAAATTTATGGTAGATGTATTTAAATGTGTTGGTGTACCTGAAGAGGATGCAAAAATATGTGCAAAAGTATTGATAAATTCAGATAAAAGAGGAATAGATTCTCATGGAATTGGTAGATTTAAACCTATTTATATTGATAGAATTGATGCAGGACAAATTAATCCTGTAACAAAAATAGATATAATAAAAGAAACTGAAACAACTGCAGTTATTGATGGTAATAATGGAATGGGGCAAGTTATTGCTCATAGATGCATGGAAATTGCAATTGAAAAAGCAAAAAAATATGGACTTGGAATGACAGTTGCTAGAAACTCAAATCATTATGGAATAGCTGGTTATTATGTCTTAATGGCCATTGAAAATGATATGATTGGTATAACTGGAACAAATGCAAGACCATCAATAGCTCCAACTTTTGGAGTTGAAAATATGTTAGGAACAAATCCATTAACTTTTGGTATTCCTACAGATGAAGAATTCCCATTTGTACTTGATTGTGCAACTTCCGTCACACAAAGAGGTAAGATTGAAGTTTATGCAAGATTAAATAAAGAGATTCCAGATGGATGGGTAATTGATCAAAATGGAAAATCAAGAAGAGATTCCAAAAAGATACTGGAAGATCTTATTAAAGGAACATGTGCTCTTGTACCCTTAGGAGGTATAGGTGAAGAAACTGGGGGTTATAAAGGATATGGTTATGCAACAGTTGTAGAAATTTTATCCGCAGCTCTATCAAATGGTTCATATTTAAAAGATTTGCTTGGTTATGATAAAAATGGCAATAAAATTCCATATAGATTAGGTCATTTTTTTATAGCAATCAATATCGAAAGTTTTATAGAACCATCCATATTTAAAAAAATAGCTGGAAATATTTGTAGAGAACTTAGAAATTCTAAAAAAATGCCTGGAGAAAATAGAATATACACAGCTGGAGAAAAAGAATATCTTGCTTGGTTAGAAAGGAAAGAAAAAGGAGCTTTAGTTGATGAAATATTAAAAGATCATATAATTGAATTAAAAAAAAGATTTAATTTAAATAAATATAGTTTTCCATTTGAATAA
- a CDS encoding malate dehydrogenase, which translates to MKINNLKEKSLIYHSEPIPGKIGIELLKSCKDAYDLSLAYTPGVAYASIEIANNLENAYKYTNKGNLVAVISNGTAILGLGNLGALASKPVMEGKAVLFKRFADIDVFDLEIDTKDPDKFIEIVKSLEPSFGGINLEDIKAPECFYIEEKLIELMNIPVFHDDQHGTAIIAGAGLINALEIVNKKIDEIKVVFNGAGAAGISCAKHFISLGVKKENIIMCDTNGVIYEGRKENMNKYKEYFSIKTNLRTLEEAIRGADVFVGVSVKDCLTPEMLKSMNNKPIVFAMANPDPEIKYELAKEIRKDIIIATGRSDYPNQINNVLGFPFIFRGALDVKSRKISEKMKIAATYALANLAKEPVIEPVKLAYNGENFSFGPNYIVPKPFDPRVIEWEAFAVAKAACEEGIAKDPIINWDKYKNDLKKRIEKYWKTY; encoded by the coding sequence ATGAAAATTAACAATTTAAAAGAAAAATCTCTTATATACCATTCAGAACCAATTCCTGGTAAAATAGGAATAGAATTGTTAAAAAGTTGCAAAGATGCTTATGATCTTTCATTAGCTTATACCCCTGGAGTAGCATATGCTTCAATAGAAATTGCAAATAATTTAGAAAATGCTTACAAATATACAAATAAAGGGAATTTAGTAGCTGTTATATCAAATGGAACTGCAATTTTAGGTCTAGGAAATTTAGGAGCACTTGCTTCTAAACCTGTAATGGAAGGAAAAGCTGTTTTATTTAAAAGATTTGCTGATATAGATGTATTTGACTTAGAAATAGATACAAAAGATCCAGATAAATTTATTGAAATAGTTAAATCCTTAGAACCTTCATTTGGAGGAATAAATCTAGAAGATATAAAAGCTCCTGAATGTTTTTATATTGAAGAAAAATTAATAGAATTAATGAATATCCCAGTATTTCATGATGATCAACATGGAACAGCTATTATTGCAGGAGCTGGACTTATAAATGCACTTGAAATAGTTAATAAAAAAATAGATGAAATTAAAGTTGTTTTTAATGGAGCAGGAGCCGCTGGTATATCCTGTGCAAAACATTTTATTTCTTTAGGTGTTAAAAAAGAAAATATTATTATGTGCGATACAAATGGCGTCATTTATGAGGGAAGAAAAGAAAATATGAATAAATATAAAGAATACTTTTCTATAAAAACAAATTTAAGAACCCTTGAAGAGGCAATAAGAGGGGCTGATGTTTTTGTAGGAGTTTCTGTAAAAGATTGTTTAACACCAGAGATGTTAAAATCAATGAATAATAAACCTATTGTTTTTGCTATGGCAAACCCGGATCCAGAAATAAAATATGAACTTGCTAAAGAAATAAGAAAAGATATAATAATAGCGACAGGGAGATCTGATTATCCAAACCAAATCAACAATGTATTAGGATTCCCATTCATTTTTAGAGGGGCCTTAGATGTTAAAAGTAGAAAAATATCTGAAAAAATGAAAATTGCTGCAACATATGCTTTAGCAAATTTAGCAAAAGAACCTGTAATAGAACCTGTTAAATTAGCATACAATGGTGAAAATTTTAGTTTTGGACCTAATTATATTGTCCCAAAACCTTTCGATCCAAGAGTTATTGAATGGGAAGCTTTTGCTGTAGCTAAAGCTGCTTGTGAAGAAGGAATTGCAAAAGATCCAATAATAAATTGGGATAAATATAAAAATGATTTAAAAAAAAGAATTGAAAAATATTGGAAAACCTATTAA
- the ppdK gene encoding pyruvate, phosphate dikinase, with the protein MAKKKYVYFFGNGKAEGNKDMKDLLGGKGAGLAEMTSIGLPVPAGFTITTEVCDLYYKNNKKYPEGLEEEVLENIKKLEKVTGKKFGDPENPLLVSVRSGAPISMPGMMETILNLGLNSKTVEGLAKKTGNRRFALDAYRRFIMMYGSTARGIEREKFDHIFNEIKENYTRKRLSIPSDKKVNDVDVNADELQIVVDKFKELYKKELNEDFPEDPMVQLWGAIDAVFGSWMAEKAVTYRRVENIKGVIGTAVNVVQMVFGNMGDNSGTGVAFTRDPNTGENVFYGDYLINAQGEDVVAGIRTPMKLSELEKKDPSVYKQLLDIRDKLERHYKEMQDIEFTVEEGKLYMLQCRSGKRNARAAFKIAYDMVNEGLITKEEAILRIKDKDIEGLFYPIISPEENENKKKYLLVTGIDAVPGAASGKVVFDAKTAEQWASKGEKVILVRKETSPEDVGGMHAAVGILTATGGKTSHAAVVARGWGKCCIVGCEKLNIDYNKKLMSVGDKIIKEGDEITLDGSTGEVFLGSLKLVKPEFPKEYYEIMKWADEIRKIKVRTNADTPYDSENARKLGAEGIGLCRTEHMFFDTEERRLAIQEMILADNLEGRKKALDKLLPFQKEDFIGIFKAMDGYPVTIRLIDPPLHEFVPHDEKGQKKLAEVTGIPFEKIKSRVEQLHEANPMLGHRGCRLCITYPEILDMQVNAIIQAAIECSKNNVKVYPEIMIPLTIDAKEFHILEERVRKIADDLISKSGLKINYLVGTMIEVPRAALLADKIAEYAEFFSFGTNDLTQMTMGLSRDDAGRFLPDYVDEKKTGIFKYDPFQVLDQEGVGQLVKLAIERGRSTRPELKVGICGEHGGEPKSVEFCVNVGMNYVSCSPFRVPIARLAAAQAEIRKKKN; encoded by the coding sequence ATGGCTAAAAAGAAATATGTTTATTTTTTTGGTAATGGGAAAGCTGAAGGTAACAAAGATATGAAAGATTTATTAGGTGGGAAAGGTGCTGGATTAGCTGAAATGACAAGCATTGGATTGCCTGTGCCAGCTGGATTTACTATTACAACTGAAGTTTGTGACCTTTACTATAAAAACAATAAAAAATATCCTGAAGGATTAGAAGAGGAAGTATTAGAAAATATTAAAAAACTTGAAAAAGTTACTGGTAAAAAATTTGGTGATCCAGAAAATCCTCTTTTAGTATCTGTTAGATCTGGAGCTCCTATATCGATGCCAGGAATGATGGAAACAATTTTAAATCTAGGGTTAAATTCAAAAACAGTTGAAGGTTTAGCAAAAAAAACTGGTAACAGAAGATTTGCCCTTGATGCTTATAGAAGATTTATTATGATGTATGGTTCTACTGCAAGAGGAATCGAAAGAGAAAAATTTGATCATATTTTTAATGAAATTAAAGAAAACTACACAAGGAAAAGATTATCTATTCCTTCAGATAAAAAAGTAAATGATGTTGATGTTAATGCCGATGAACTACAAATTGTTGTTGATAAATTCAAAGAGTTATATAAAAAAGAGTTAAATGAAGATTTTCCAGAAGATCCTATGGTACAATTATGGGGAGCTATAGATGCTGTTTTTGGTTCATGGATGGCTGAAAAAGCAGTTACATATAGAAGAGTTGAAAATATAAAGGGAGTTATCGGTACAGCAGTTAATGTTGTACAGATGGTTTTTGGAAATATGGGTGATAATTCCGGTACTGGAGTTGCATTTACAAGAGATCCTAACACAGGGGAAAATGTTTTTTATGGGGATTACCTTATAAATGCTCAAGGTGAAGATGTTGTTGCTGGAATTAGAACACCAATGAAACTCTCAGAACTTGAAAAAAAGGACCCATCTGTTTATAAACAATTACTTGACATTAGAGATAAACTTGAAAGACACTACAAAGAAATGCAAGATATAGAATTTACTGTAGAAGAAGGAAAACTTTACATGCTCCAATGTAGAAGTGGTAAAAGAAATGCAAGAGCTGCATTTAAAATAGCATATGATATGGTAAATGAAGGGTTAATAACAAAAGAAGAAGCTATATTAAGGATAAAAGATAAAGATATAGAAGGTTTGTTTTATCCTATTATCTCCCCCGAAGAAAATGAAAATAAAAAGAAATATCTTCTTGTTACTGGTATAGATGCAGTTCCTGGAGCTGCTTCTGGCAAAGTTGTTTTTGATGCTAAAACAGCTGAACAGTGGGCTTCAAAAGGCGAAAAAGTTATTCTTGTGAGAAAAGAGACAAGTCCAGAAGATGTTGGAGGTATGCATGCTGCAGTTGGTATTTTAACTGCTACCGGTGGGAAAACTTCACACGCTGCAGTTGTAGCTAGAGGGTGGGGAAAATGTTGTATTGTAGGATGTGAAAAACTAAATATTGATTACAATAAAAAATTAATGAGTGTTGGAGATAAAATAATAAAAGAAGGCGATGAAATTACTTTAGATGGTTCTACAGGTGAAGTTTTCTTAGGTTCCTTAAAGCTTGTTAAACCAGAATTCCCTAAAGAATATTACGAAATTATGAAATGGGCTGATGAAATCAGAAAAATAAAAGTTAGAACAAATGCTGATACCCCCTATGATTCTGAAAATGCTAGAAAACTAGGCGCTGAAGGAATAGGTTTATGTAGAACAGAGCATATGTTCTTTGACACTGAAGAAAGAAGATTAGCAATCCAAGAAATGATTTTAGCAGATAATTTAGAAGGAAGAAAAAAAGCACTAGATAAATTGCTTCCTTTCCAAAAAGAAGATTTCATAGGTATTTTTAAAGCAATGGATGGTTATCCTGTAACCATTAGACTTATCGACCCACCTCTTCATGAGTTCGTGCCTCATGATGAAAAAGGACAAAAAAAATTAGCAGAAGTTACAGGAATACCATTTGAAAAAATAAAGTCAAGAGTTGAACAATTACATGAAGCAAACCCTATGCTTGGTCATAGAGGTTGTAGATTATGTATTACATATCCAGAAATTCTTGATATGCAAGTAAATGCTATTATTCAGGCTGCAATAGAATGTAGTAAAAATAATGTTAAAGTCTACCCAGAAATAATGATTCCACTTACAATAGATGCAAAAGAATTTCATATTTTAGAAGAAAGAGTTAGAAAAATAGCAGATGACTTAATAAGTAAATCTGGGTTAAAAATTAATTATTTAGTTGGTACTATGATTGAAGTTCCGAGAGCTGCACTACTTGCAGATAAAATTGCAGAATATGCTGAATTTTTCTCTTTTGGAACTAATGACCTAACTCAAATGACTATGGGGTTATCAAGAGATGATGCTGGAAGATTTCTTCCAGACTATGTAGATGAAAAAAAGACTGGTATCTTTAAATATGACCCTTTCCAGGTTCTTGATCAAGAAGGAGTTGGACAATTGGTAAAACTTGCAATTGAAAGAGGTAGATCAACAAGACCAGAACTTAAAGTTGGAATTTGTGGTGAGCACGGTGGTGAACCAAAATCTGTAGAATTCTGTGTCAATGTTGGAATGAATTATGTTTCATGTTCACCATTTAGAGTACCTATAGCAAGACTTGCTGCAGCTCAAGCAGAGATAAGAAAGAAAAAAAATTAA
- a CDS encoding macro domain-containing protein — MIELFKKKLIIKIGDITEQNTDVIVNAANPSLMGGGGVDGMIHKKGGPKILEECIKIRKTIYPEGLPTSKTVVTSGGLLKSKYIIHTVGPIWKGGNENEENLLYDTFLNCMKEAEKIKINSISFPFISTGAYGFPKNIAAKVILNFFENYYKEEKYIITNLILFSNDDYQIFYNLVNKK, encoded by the coding sequence ATGATTGAATTATTCAAAAAAAAACTAATTATTAAAATAGGCGATATTACTGAACAAAATACTGATGTAATTGTTAATGCAGCAAATCCTTCTCTAATGGGTGGAGGGGGTGTCGATGGAATGATACATAAAAAAGGAGGACCTAAAATCTTAGAAGAATGCATTAAAATTAGGAAAACAATATATCCAGAAGGACTACCTACTAGCAAAACTGTTGTTACATCAGGTGGATTGTTAAAATCAAAATATATAATTCATACTGTAGGACCTATTTGGAAAGGAGGAAATGAAAATGAAGAAAATTTATTATATGATACTTTTTTAAACTGTATGAAGGAAGCTGAAAAAATTAAAATTAATTCTATATCTTTTCCATTCATTTCCACTGGAGCTTATGGTTTCCCTAAAAATATTGCTGCAAAAGTTATATTAAATTTTTTCGAGAATTATTATAAAGAAGAAAAATATATTATTACCAATCTTATTTTATTTTCCAATGATGATTATCAAATATTTTATAACTTAGTTAATAAAAAATAA
- a CDS encoding HAMP domain-containing histidine kinase: MKISKNSKITLIYATSINLIKIITLLNIIGLIILFSYQFINTKNNLNEEFKVLFEQIKETLTPHIWVYDEKEITKILNFYIKYDIIYQIQLFYNPYFHIKTKEYKPNYFKLFESPIIFNNNEIGYLKIIFYYDYHFNLLIKRYIIYFLIFFIYSLLITFIMNLIINKKLKKTFDELEYNLESISKGFYKIKIKKSKYYDINKILESFNRTINEVEKRELKLKDLYNYFRNTLNSFSSMILICDSSFLIEFINKNMYNFLYMLIDYRFINLSYESLNDILEKQDPSIYNNNYNMFELLPFLNNKEILDSLNLKDHFSKVNFHLIIDQKNSNKNIEYYLNIFMDKLLMGEEIKYILRIDDNTSTYFTYKKLAFLDKINTLSLFINSLTHDLNNIISAISLLNNDSKHILENNQFIKQNEKNELLENINYIENTLDKARELTKKFINLSKSKEFNESKFEKINLINLLNNLLDITKKSYKNIKTGLVNEIEYEPYLLGDYPLLDNAFLNIIINAFHAMTIMKQEKGEKEEGELKIIIKKFDNKYYNFNLNLNPNTDYLIIEIKDNGVGIKKEHISKIFEPYFTTKKETIGSGLGLFMVYNTIHLHNGAIEVISEEGKGTTFYIILPEFKGN, translated from the coding sequence ATGAAAATTTCCAAAAATAGCAAAATTACCTTAATATATGCAACTTCAATAAACCTTATAAAAATAATTACTTTATTAAATATTATTGGATTAATAATTTTATTTTCTTACCAATTTATAAATACCAAAAATAACTTAAATGAAGAATTTAAAGTTCTTTTTGAACAAATTAAAGAAACTTTAACTCCTCATATTTGGGTTTATGATGAAAAGGAAATAACAAAAATTCTTAATTTTTATATTAAATATGATATAATTTATCAAATTCAATTATTCTATAACCCATATTTTCACATAAAAACAAAAGAATATAAACCCAACTATTTTAAATTATTTGAATCCCCAATAATTTTTAATAATAATGAAATAGGATATTTAAAAATAATATTTTATTATGATTATCATTTTAATTTATTAATCAAAAGATATATTATATACTTTTTGATATTTTTTATATATTCACTTTTAATAACATTTATAATGAATCTTATAATAAATAAAAAATTAAAAAAAACATTTGATGAACTTGAATATAATCTTGAATCGATTTCTAAAGGATTCTATAAAATTAAAATAAAAAAGTCTAAGTATTATGATATAAATAAAATTCTTGAAAGTTTTAATAGAACTATAAACGAAGTAGAAAAAAGAGAACTTAAACTTAAAGATTTATATAACTATTTTAGGAATACCCTCAATTCTTTTTCATCAATGATTTTAATTTGTGATTCTTCATTTTTAATTGAGTTTATAAATAAAAATATGTATAATTTTCTTTACATGCTCATAGATTATAGATTCATTAATCTATCATATGAATCATTAAATGACATTTTAGAAAAACAGGATCCATCAATTTACAATAATAATTATAATATGTTTGAATTACTTCCTTTTTTAAATAATAAAGAGATTCTAGATAGCCTTAATTTAAAAGATCACTTTTCCAAAGTTAATTTCCACCTTATAATAGATCAAAAAAATAGCAATAAAAATATAGAGTATTATTTAAATATATTTATGGATAAACTATTAATGGGAGAAGAAATAAAATATATATTAAGGATAGATGATAATACTTCAACATATTTTACTTACAAAAAGTTAGCATTTCTCGATAAAATTAATACTTTAAGTTTATTTATAAATTCTTTAACCCATGATTTAAATAATATAATTTCAGCAATTTCACTTTTAAATAATGATTCAAAACATATTTTAGAAAACAATCAATTTATTAAACAAAATGAAAAAAATGAATTGTTAGAAAATATTAACTATATTGAAAATACCTTAGACAAAGCTAGAGAGCTAACAAAAAAATTTATAAATTTATCAAAATCCAAAGAATTTAATGAATCTAAATTTGAAAAAATAAATCTAATAAACCTTTTAAATAATTTATTAGATATTACAAAAAAATCATATAAAAATATCAAAACCGGTTTAGTTAATGAAATTGAATATGAACCTTATTTATTAGGAGACTATCCATTGCTTGACAATGCATTTTTAAATATAATAATAAACGCATTTCACGCTATGACAATAATGAAACAAGAAAAAGGAGAAAAGGAAGAAGGTGAATTAAAAATTATAATAAAAAAATTTGATAATAAATATTATAATTTTAATTTAAATTTAAATCCTAATACAGATTATCTAATTATTGAAATTAAAGATAATGGAGTTGGAATAAAAAAAGAGCATATAAGCAAAATATTTGAACCTTATTTTACCACAAAAAAAGAAACCATCGGGTCTGGTTTAGGACTTTTTATGGTATACAATACAATTCATTTGCATAATGGGGCAATTGAAGTAATATCAGAAGAAGGCAAAGGAACAACATTTTATATTATTTTGCCTGAATTTAAAGGAAACTAA
- a CDS encoding transporter substrate-binding domain-containing protein, translating into MKKLNFIFILLLFIILIYIKEVKASMELKVVFSYYPPYEYLDQKDNQMKGIDYELVKNTFEILNIKILFNQLPWERCLNMLKYGEADAIFSLLYSKERAEFLLYPKEYLSFEENVFFTLKENKIKWNNNYDSLKNYLIGCVLGYSYEEKFDNKKDLKKIYLKDDETIVKMLINKRIDLGIGNIHVIKFIIKELNIDGSKIEFLTPFISRKPLYIAFSRINLDKHFVEKFDKVFAEFKKTKTYNDIFIKYNFK; encoded by the coding sequence ATGAAAAAATTAAATTTTATTTTTATATTATTATTGTTTATAATTTTGATATATATAAAAGAAGTAAAAGCATCTATGGAATTAAAAGTTGTTTTTAGTTACTATCCACCCTATGAATATTTAGATCAAAAAGATAACCAAATGAAAGGAATTGATTATGAACTTGTTAAAAATACTTTCGAAATATTAAATATTAAAATTTTATTTAATCAACTCCCTTGGGAAAGATGTTTAAATATGTTAAAGTATGGTGAAGCTGATGCTATTTTTTCTCTCTTATATTCAAAAGAAAGAGCTGAATTCTTGCTTTATCCAAAAGAATATCTTTCTTTTGAAGAAAATGTTTTTTTTACACTTAAAGAGAATAAAATTAAATGGAATAATAATTATGATTCTTTAAAGAATTATTTGATAGGATGTGTGCTAGGTTATTCATATGAGGAAAAATTTGATAATAAAAAAGACTTAAAAAAAATATATCTAAAAGATGATGAAACCATAGTCAAAATGCTTATAAATAAGAGGATAGATTTAGGGATTGGAAATATTCATGTTATAAAATTTATTATTAAGGAATTAAATATAGATGGAAGTAAAATTGAATTTTTGACTCCTTTTATTTCTAGAAAACCTTTATATATAGCTTTTTCAAGAATTAATTTAGATAAACATTTTGTTGAAAAATTTGATAAAGTATTTGCGGAATTTAAAAAAACTAAAACTTATAATGATATTTTTATCAAATATAATTTTAAATAA
- a CDS encoding GNAT family N-acetyltransferase: MYYQRNSKTINYLTKIIDRDKNNIIRNLYENNCTNVYLLYNIYKHLNKINCLYKIDLSFFLAYNFQTKEFFVFFKDNDFINIITKEIIEEYLTKFSNIRYISGDSLSLNLFLTKFNFLKKDIIFDEDYFTYKFELNEKSIINLSKNLSNILVKNSINYEDIKFIVPFDYKSIINLVKLQEGYLIEEMRFSSEKINKIAKEKISNIFKNFKIFYITYNNYPVAKCEWNAYTEDIFQIGGVYTDKFFRNKGFASVLLIEMLKYCYYNLNYKFANLFVRKDNVKAINLYEKVGFERNLSLLRWIILKN; the protein is encoded by the coding sequence ATGTATTATCAAAGAAACTCAAAAACAATCAATTATTTAACTAAAATTATTGATAGAGATAAAAATAATATTATTAGAAATTTATATGAAAACAATTGTACTAATGTTTACTTATTATATAATATATATAAACACCTTAATAAAATAAATTGTCTTTATAAAATAGATTTATCTTTTTTTTTAGCATATAATTTTCAAACAAAAGAGTTTTTTGTATTTTTTAAAGATAATGATTTTATTAATATAATAACAAAAGAAATTATTGAAGAATATCTAACTAAATTTAGCAATATAAGATATATTTCTGGAGATTCTTTATCGTTGAATTTATTTCTTACAAAATTTAATTTTTTAAAAAAGGATATAATATTTGATGAAGATTATTTTACATATAAATTTGAATTAAATGAAAAAAGTATTATTAATTTATCAAAGAACTTATCAAATATTTTAGTAAAAAATTCTATTAATTATGAAGATATAAAATTTATTGTACCATTCGATTACAAATCTATAATAAATTTAGTCAAATTACAAGAGGGATATTTGATTGAGGAAATGAGATTTTCATCTGAAAAAATAAATAAAATTGCAAAAGAAAAAATTTCTAATATTTTTAAAAATTTTAAAATATTTTATATAACTTATAATAATTACCCTGTTGCTAAATGTGAATGGAATGCATATACAGAAGATATTTTTCAAATAGGAGGGGTATATACAGATAAGTTCTTTAGAAATAAAGGTTTTGCTTCAGTTTTATTAATAGAGATGTTAAAATACTGTTATTATAATTTAAATTATAAATTTGCAAATCTTTTTGTTCGAAAAGATAATGTAAAAGCAATAAATTTATACGAAAAAGTAGGCTTTGAAAGAAATTTATCTCTATTAAGATGGATAATATTAAAAAATTAG